A genomic segment from Oncorhynchus keta strain PuntledgeMale-10-30-2019 chromosome 7, Oket_V2, whole genome shotgun sequence encodes:
- the LOC118386351 gene encoding ADP-ribosylation factor-like protein 5A isoform X1 — protein sequence MGIIFTKLWRLFNHQEHKVIIVGLDNAGKTTILYQFSMNEVVHTSPTIGSNVEEIVVNNTHFLMWDIGGQESLRSSWNTYYTNTEFVIIVVDSTDRERISVTKEELYRMLAHEDLKKAGLLIFANKQDVKGCMSVAEISQSLQLTSVKDHQWHIQACCALTGEGLCQGLEWMTSQLRVR from the exons ATGGGAATAATTTTCACCAAGCTATGGAGGCTTTTCAATCATCAAG AGCACAAGGTTATTATTGTGGGCCTGGACAATGCAGGGAAGACCACCATTCTTTACCAGTT TTCTATGAACGAGGTGGTGCACACCTCTCCTACAATAGGCAGCAACGTGGAGGAGATAGTGGTGAACAACACTCATTTCCTGATGTGGGACATCGGAGGGCAGGAGTCACTGAGATCCTCCTGGAACACGTACTACACAAACACAGAG TTTGTGATCATAGTGGTGGACAGCACTGACCGAGAGAGAATCTCTGTCACCAAAGAGGAGCTCTACAGAATGCTTGCACATGAA GATCTGAAGAAGGCGGGCCTGCTGATCTTTGCTAACAAGCAGGATGTGAAGGGCTGCATGTCTGTGGCTGAGATCTCCCAGAGCCTGCAGCTCACATCAGTCAAAGACCACCAGTGGCACATCCAGGCCTGCTGCGCCCTCACTGGGGAGGG GTTGTGCCAAGGCTTGGAGTGGATGACGTCACAACTCCGAGTCAGATGA
- the LOC118386351 gene encoding ADP-ribosylation factor-like protein 5A isoform X2, protein MEAFQSSSSMNEVVHTSPTIGSNVEEIVVNNTHFLMWDIGGQESLRSSWNTYYTNTEFVIIVVDSTDRERISVTKEELYRMLAHEDLKKAGLLIFANKQDVKGCMSVAEISQSLQLTSVKDHQWHIQACCALTGEGLCQGLEWMTSQLRVR, encoded by the exons ATGGAGGCTTTTCAATCATCAAG TTCTATGAACGAGGTGGTGCACACCTCTCCTACAATAGGCAGCAACGTGGAGGAGATAGTGGTGAACAACACTCATTTCCTGATGTGGGACATCGGAGGGCAGGAGTCACTGAGATCCTCCTGGAACACGTACTACACAAACACAGAG TTTGTGATCATAGTGGTGGACAGCACTGACCGAGAGAGAATCTCTGTCACCAAAGAGGAGCTCTACAGAATGCTTGCACATGAA GATCTGAAGAAGGCGGGCCTGCTGATCTTTGCTAACAAGCAGGATGTGAAGGGCTGCATGTCTGTGGCTGAGATCTCCCAGAGCCTGCAGCTCACATCAGTCAAAGACCACCAGTGGCACATCCAGGCCTGCTGCGCCCTCACTGGGGAGGG GTTGTGCCAAGGCTTGGAGTGGATGACGTCACAACTCCGAGTCAGATGA